In Vespa velutina chromosome 1, iVesVel2.1, whole genome shotgun sequence, the genomic stretch ataacggaagGTCACATAAAAATACTCCGacattcaatattataatgacCAACACGAGTTATGCATTTTTATACGGATCTCTTGTCAACAAGTTTTTATAGACTTTATTAATCACATTATTAATGCATCGGATTATCATTTACGCTCTGcataaattcgataataaacaGTTGATTATATAGAAACGGTAGATTTATAATGACTGCGACACGATCCTTCGAGAAGTGATTCATCGAATTATATTGAGTTTCGATCAAACGACATGATGACTTCGGTTTAACATTGCATTACTTGTTTTTTATTGCATTGCGCCTAGTTGCATTTCATGACATGTAATCTTAAGGACTCAGGGAAGATGCAATAATACGATTCAATGTATGTAGGTACTTTATTTCTACGCCGAAGGTCAGGAAGCTCTGCTACAACACATCGACACCCTACGACCTTCGAGAATCtaagagagaagatattcGAATCTCAAATAAGTAACAACGATGCACCGAGGCCAGGTCGGCTGATATAAGAGTGTCTCTGTTGAAAATTTGCATCGCATTCCCGTAAAGCTTTTGCAGGTACCGATCGTACTACTCGACGTAGTAAGTGTGGATCTTCGTGTGGATCTCGCTTCTGCACCTGGTCCAGACAGCAACGTGCAACCGTTCTCGATGAATGCAAAGAAGAGAGACGAAACAGAggaatacaaatagaaaaggaagatgtagacgaagtttctctctctctctctctctctctctctctctctctctctctttctctctctttttgtctgtttatctgtctatttttctctttctcacgatCCCCTTTTACTTTCGAACCCTCTGCCGATCTATCCGTACTTTTAGTTGTAAAGCTTTTGTTGGAATAGAATTCGAACCGGCCTCTTGAATGCTAAATCAAGATGACTGCTTTACGTAATGGtcttaattaagaaaaatcaacGGACATATCCGTTTTCAACATGCCGATACTAGACGAAGTTAAAACGTTCATTACATTCTCGTTAGGCGTTCGTTACGATAACAAATAATCGaacataatatttcaaatctaaCGTCAAAGAATTCTATGATCTTTCAAAGGTTTTATCGATACGGCTCACCGTATGCGTCATTTATTTTGTACTCagtaataacaaatttaattggCATTTCGAGCGAATAGTAGCTAACTCGAAATCCAATCGAAATCCAATCGTAAACGATCGATAATGTAATATCGAACGTCCATCCTCCGATCCAATTTTATATAGTATGGTTTCGACTAGGATAAATTGCTCCTGTCATTATACAGTCAAAGGACGCGTGTCAGAACGTAAATGTAATTAGAATGTAATGGAGAGTCGGTACTTTATAGATTGGTTACTCTGGATAAATATCGGAAAGTACGTTTTATCGATTGGATATTGCGCAAATTCTAATTTCTATAGGacgttaaatatatacgattattcATGATCAACATCATAGAAAACTTTTACGATTTCAACGAAAATGAAACTTGTCAATTTCAACGAGTacgttatttaattaaaccgAGACGTTGACGCATGGCTATTCTCGATGGATAATATACCCTTGCACAAaccattgaaataaatatcgttatatattcAACGTATACGGtcctaattaattacatttttatcacGATATAACGTGGAAGCGAAAGCATGCGAAAGAACGACGCGCAATTAAAATCTGTTTTATTCGCCCGTGTATCTGCTATTAGTCTCATGATTATCGAGAGTCTCGATCGAGAACATCGCCGTTAATTCTCGAGGACGTATCCTAATAAAATAACCAAATGCACCGTGTTCGATGAGTAAAAGTATCTACtacgaaaatataataccgccaggagacgaagaagaaaaaagaagaaaaagaaaaaaggtgtATACTAAGTTTACAACATGAAATACCTTGGAGCTAAATGAATTtgcgagaaaggaagaatcaGCTTAACGAGgatctatctatcgatcgcCGTGCTCGAAGGCGCATCGTGCGACTTTGATTCTGGCACACGGTTCCTGTACCACCTTTTTACTTTGAACGGATAAGTTAATCGATCGTAATTAAACGGAGTGACGCTTAAAATTGTATACGAAGAATACACGTCGATCAAGTTCTTTTAATCGCCACGATCGAATGTATCTAAGATTCTATCAAGCGCCTTGTGAAAAAATTGtcacaaaacaaacaaagaaatagaTCGTTCGACGAATTTATTCTTTCCAAGAACGATCCAAGAATTTTGTTATCTTTACATTATAGCAATAGTAATGTATCAatcggaaatatatatatttttatacgtgtatatgtattatgagTAATGCAAATTTCGAACGGACGGATAtacttaacatttttttatatcaaatcaaatttttatagaaatccTCGACATcgtatcaaaaagaaaacctTTGAGAATAATTCAGCTCTCTCACAgtagattaaattaattgaaaccTCGATCGATCTAAATTTCTAAATGTACTTGTGATTGAAGTTTGTTTTGACGgacaaatctctctctctctctctctctctctctctctctctctctctctttctctctctctgagaaTTTGAATGAACTTTGattagtattaaaataaaacttactgttcctttagatttatttatctaagtAGCTATTAATGTCAAATATACgtcacgataaaaaaaagatatataaatattcgcaAACGGATATTATCTCAAATGAATATAAGATCAAAGTTACAATTAGCACGAAGAGAATATTGCTGGTGTGCGTGCCCGTTGGCACATTCCAGAAACGTACCCTTGAGACTTTGTTCCTTCTACTCTTTGCATCGTTAACAAACTTGCAAATGGTTAACATATAGCGAGTTACAGAAATCAAGTGGATGATGCCGTTTAGCCGGACGATCCAGCAATCGTTATTTAACGATCGACGCATCGTTTGCATggttcgtaaaagaaaaagtatttagGAAATACGATCCTGTCTCCAATCTGCATAGGAATCGAACTCGAAGAACGAAAGTATCGTCAGAGTAGTCATCGCTTCCTGAGAGAGTAAACTCGACGTAATCGAGAGTCTACGACACGACGGGAACCTCGATGATTATAATGGAATGCATAGAGAAATCAATAATTCATAACGCTCATAGGTAGCAAGGAGCCTTGGGCGTTCTGCGAATTCTTCGAGTAAAATTACCTACggcaataaaaaattctttcttttccttcgactatttctctctttctctttccttttctttttcttcgatccttccatctttttctatctgaaCTATACGTCACAATCGTCATTACGGATGTTATAAATCGTACGAGTCAGATATATCCAGTTTATTAATCTCAATAGACTATGGACAACATAAACTTCATTACCAAGTTAACGGGTATTTTATAACACtttgataaaaggaaaaaacatgattttataaattacggTAATACCAGCATCACCGATGTTattgattgatttttcttctccataataatgaatgataattatttccctctctcttcctctctagagagagagagagagagagagagagagagagaacgtcgaTTGTTTCTTGTTCAATCGTAGTAAGTACTCAACGGAACTCCCGTTCCGCGATATATTGTCAACATGTACATGTTAGTCCAAATTCACGTGGAATATCCGGATGCGTgcgttgaataaaaatattcggagATAAAAAGGATGTCTTCCAAGACGGAACGTTTATTCTTCGAAAGCCTTCAGCATAAGGTGAAAAGGATTTACTCTTTTGTGTTCATAACATAACCTTCGCATTCACTTTTCGTCGTTGACCCCGACCGTTACTAACGACCTTAACATCTATCACGCGTAAAATAATCACTTTCTAAACGATCGACCAtaccattcttcttcttcttctttatcgaatCCGCAATACTTTTACTCGAGAGACGATCGTACCAGAGACAATGAATCAAAGTCAAAGTTTCAAGGTTAATACAGGAGTTTATTTTTAGGCTCTCGAATGTCTGGATACGTTTCCAAGTAAAGTAGTCGAGTTAAATGAAATCATTGAAGAATATATGCCGGAATCAGCGAGGAATAACGTCAACGTAAACACTAACGTAATTTATCCTCGAACGAGATCAGTATCAACGTTATCAAGTATAAGAGATTGTAAGACGATAATTATCGATTTCGATGATAATCATTGAACAAATATTAGTTACatttctcaaaataatttcttaattacaGTTGCAACTTATTATTCTCTATCGATGTGCGATCGTAATCGCACGAAAcatagaatttataaaagaaaatatcatagaATATACGGTGGTAATAACGCGACGATACGTCGATATCCTGGTGCCCTTGGCCAACTATTGGCATTTATCATAAGTCGACTAGCTTCCTGTacaaaaaaaatcgtattcaCGCCGTCCTATTTCGTAATCGACAATATCATTCCAATGTTTTTCCAAAAGTAagattcatattaataatattaacgattaaatattatttaatgattaatttttaccAAGATCAGAGTTACAAAACGCACAATGTGGTACATCCTCCAATTGGAGCTCCTCCGTTCTAGAGTATACGTCTAGCATCAAACAAGTTGACACAATCGTTGATACTTTTATCGGCATCATGCGACCAGCCGCTGTTCAATTAATCGCAGATATCACGATAGTAAGAAACGTCATCGaatcaaatttaatcgatACGTTTTACATAGTGAACTCATAAGGGGTCTGATCTTATGTAGCTTAAACGTTGGCTGCAGGCTCTTGTCCTAATCAAAAATTCGCTCGAATCGATTGAATTGACGAATGCGACTCGTACCACCGAAACCATCGATTGCTGGGCTTACGAACTCTACTTTCATCTCAAAAATCTTCAAGTGAGTATACGCAACAAACAAAtgagggaggaaaagaaagtgaTCTATACAACTTCtcgtaatttcttcttttgagagtaaattttaatgattgttCTTATTCAAGGCAACTCCAAAGGATTCGATGGATCGTAACGGTATGACACACTTAAATCTGTGGCATCGAATGGTCCAActtcgtaataattatattatcctCTACGAAACATTGAATAACAATCAAAACATCTTGAATCTCGCGTCTATGGAAGTTTCTtgattatcgtttattatctACATATTTGTCTACATAAAAtacgtttaatataaatttatcaaattcttGCATGAttcatagagaaagaaaagaaaaaacaaaaaagaaacaaaaaacaaaaagaagaagaaaaaaactatcAAACTTTCT encodes the following:
- the LOC124948078 gene encoding LOW QUALITY PROTEIN: uncharacterized protein LOC124948078 (The sequence of the model RefSeq protein was modified relative to this genomic sequence to represent the inferred CDS: substituted 1 base at 1 genomic stop codon), translating into MSSKTERLFFESLQHKALECLDTFPSKVVELNEIIEEYMPESARNNVNVNTNVIYPRTRSVSTLSSIRDCKTIIIDFDDNHXTNISYISQNNFLITVATYYSLSMCDRNRTKHRIYKRKYHRIYGGNNATIRRYPGALGQLLAFIISRLASCTKKIVFTPSYFVIDNIIPMFFQKSELQNAQCGTSSNWSSSVLEYTSSIKQVDTIVDTFIGIMRPAAVQLIADITILKRWLQALVLIKNSLESIELTNATRTTETIDCWAYELYFHLKNLQVSIRNKQMREEKKATPKDSMDRNGMTHLNLWHRMVQLRNNYIILYETLNNNQNILNLASMEVS